The genomic DNA tgcattcaaaatatcaCTTATAggccaaagtaaaagtacacaagtacaACCAGCTAAATAACGTAGCCTACTTAtagtaaagtataaaaaataaatgtaccaCCAgctaaataaagttaaaatatttttcaaaaaatgtcccctgtgagTTTTATTAGACATTATTGGATTATCAATATtactgcattaatgtgtaagtagagttttactgttatagttTGTCAAGATGGAGCTATTTTAGTACTTCACATACTGCTGGGTACTGGGTAATACTTCATATACTGTTGGTactgcactgttaagaatttcccagtaaataacagtaaagaactgatggcagcagggttgcctttatgttactgtaaaattaacattattatactgtcgctgaaatgtacagctttgttctgttaatgaaaaatacagtttgaactgttttttttaattaatttcatattattttacagtttaaagatacattatataactgtttttcacctttcttttacattatcaaactgatttgttttaatgcactatttaggttgtattttttacatacattttaataaacattattttttgcttagatgaatagacttagcagattacagacataggaatagtcacactaaatacaaattaaaggcacttgttaggagaaaggctataatagacttgttgacactttttcccaaaatgtctgtctctagctggctacaagcacagaatgcaaaccataacaacatgtgagggaagaacaataaagctaattcactgattttacaatcatgcaCAATgaacaagcctcacatgtgcagatcaggtcccagaattaaaaaaaatactgcatgaaactgttactgatgatactttagacagctgatcagcagtaaagtgatgttttttaagaatgcattatagtaatttaacaggttttcttttgtattaacagtaaagcactgtttttagcaataacaggttaatactgttgaaatcctgctgtaaattaacagcaattgtttacagtgtgggGACTACTTCACATACTGTTGGGTACTGGataatacttaatatagtgCTGGGTATAACACTGCTTTGTAGGCCGattttatgttttgtaaaaTCTTTAGAGTACAATAGCCTATTTCGATCtgaagtggagtaaaagtataaagtaacataacaTGTAAATACTCCAGTAAAGTCAAATCAGTGGATTTCATTTCCTCATTAGTTGCATTTAGAGTTGTTTGTAGTTCCCATGTCATGTTTCTGACCTGAtctttgctctttaaactgcACACCTGAACCCTGTCAGCCCTGATCCTCATGATCCTCCCGTCAAATCTCTGTCAAACAGAAGCGTGAACTAAcataagaaacataaaaaacGTACCGATTAGTGAGAGGAGAGCTGAAGCTTTGCTGGTCCCCATTTCAGAGTCGACAGGTCGCTGACAGACAGCAGGTAGAAGAACAAACCTCAAAGTCTTCTGGATCAGAGACTTTTAGCTGTCAAAAATAACTATCAGATAGAGAAAAGAAGGCAGGCTATTCCTCTCTTGGCACTGCAGACCAAATGCGACCCAACCAGTCTTGCAGCTTGTCTGGGTCTGGGTGTGGTGAGAGACTCCTCTAATTTACACTATTTCACACTTCAAACGTCCAAATATCAAGTCAGACCTCAAACGCACCGTTTTACTGgtaaagaaagaggaggaggtgctTCTGTCATCTCTAAGTTTACGAGGAACTTTACTCATATTTCTGTCACTatgaccaagaaagtggatcatatcagtccagttctgaggtctctacactggctccctgtctcccagggaattgatttcaaaatactcctgctggtttacaaagcactaaatggtttagggccagaacacatttctgatcttctgctatgttctgaaccatccagacctctcaggtcatctggatcaggtctgcttagtgtccccagagtcagaactaaacatgcagaagaagcagcgttcagtttttatgcaccaaatatctggaacaagctcccagaaacctgcaggaccaactccaactctgagttcttttaaatcaaagcttcaaactttcctgtttgctgctgctgccttttattaaaccagataatgatcttatatactgcactagagcttttataactgttttaattatgtcttaatgttcttttgcactttgtcgcaatgttattgaatgtttatgtaaagcactttgaattgccctgttgctgaaatgtgctctacaaataaagctgccttgccttgccctGCCTATTTAGTACTATAACAGATAATGACAGTGGTGGAAggagtattcagatccttttattaagaaaatgaatgtaaaaatactccattatggtgaattagcctaatgtgggacattttttgcatttcagaattcaatacattaaatccaaACCCAGTACCACTCTGAAATCCCCATGATGTGTCCTaatcaaactaaaaaaaaagaaagaaaagaaatgcagatatcacactCATAAAAGAAATGGTAGACATATTAGTACTCTTAGTGCCAAGTTATCTAggaaaaatctttattttctaaTGTGAGAAAGTCATGTTCGAAATGTGGGACACTGAAAAGTCTGTTAAAAGGCCTAAATCACCTTAATTAATGTAGGAAACACTCGAGGCTAAATGTGCAATCCCATGTTCAGTCGTTTTACCACGTACAATGTTATTGCTGTTATAAAAAACTAGGCTTATGTGTGGATGTTACATGGAGAATCGAACAACATCAAACGATTAGactataaataatgataaataaatacataatgaaTAAAGGCTATTCTAGTTTTGAAGCATTAAGGCATATtagaaagaaattaaatatCAATAGTTTTATTGACTTATTTGTTTGAGGAAGACCTACACCCACTGGCGGTTAGGTGTCCCTCATTAGGCAGTGTCCCGCTTTACGGCAACTCacatacaagtaaaagtccttcattcaaaatcctaaaaatattttttttttaaataaaagttgtcagagttgtatttttacatattatattaaagggttAATATTACTGATGCATACTTTATATTATGTTGGGTAGTAACCTGTAACAATATTTTCATAAAGAAGCATTAAATCAAAAAAACTTAGTACAACTTACCTGAGTGCAGTATTGAATAAATGTATTGAAGTACTACACCACTGCAGACAGATGTGGTTAAAGCTTACTGTAGAGTACGCTATAGGATGGAGggattttgattattattttataacgTAAAGtaagaatattatatattagggctgtaaaagttaatacgataataacacattaacttttgatttaacaccactaatttcagttttaaagatactggtatcatatgaaacgagaaaacctaatgaatccatttgtaccaaccatgtcatatagGTTGTcccgaaggaggctaaataacgctccaaactttaaattttggtgaggaaaaactgtcatggccattttcaaaggggtcccttgacctctgacctcaagatatgtgaatgtaaatgggctctatgggtacccacgagtctcccctttacagaaatgcccactttatgataatcacatgcagtttggggcaagtcatagtcaagtcagcacactgacacactgacagctgttgttgcctgttgggctgcagcttgccatgttatgatttgagcatatgttttatgttaaatgcagtacctgtgagggtttctggacaatatttgtaattgttttgtgttgttaattgatttccaatagtaaatatatacatacatttgcataaagcagcatatttgcccactcccatgttgacaagagtaaaGAGTAGTTAAATAAtctccccttaaggtacattttgaacagatacaaaatttgcaattaatttgccattaatcgcaatttaatattttaatcaattgacagccctattatatatatatttaataactctttattgtaaaaaaaaaacacactggacTTGCCACTCCACTATTTTATATTCCAAAATGGTAACTACAGTATTtcctgacaaaacaaaaaacgcttGTTGACCCTACCAATAATTAGTAAGTTAAtaatgatgtgtttgtgtgtgtttattcacCTTTTACCCACAGAAATTTCAGcaacacatacatttttttttataagtttattacaaaatttaaaataaatcgAACACTTCGAACAATAAGTTAATTGCTATATTACAATAAATAGTCATAGTTGTTCTCCCTCATTCTTTAAATTACAATTTAAATTAATATCTGACAGAGTTAAACATAAATAGACAGTAGTTTAGTCTTTCCTTGCTTGTTTGAATGGTGTCAAACCTAAAAGTGGTCATCTTTATGCACATCAAAAgtccataaataaaaacatacagtcTCTTAATGGCTTAGTAAATTGTTTCCAATGCTGTGGATTGTACAGTATGATGAAATGTTATGGTAGAAATGGtggtgacgatgatgatgatgatgaacaggTGAGTTGTAGAAGGTCACACTGACTGGGACGGTGCAGATTTCATTAGCTTCGCTGATTTattaaaactgaaaacaaatgaaTTAGAATTAGAACTTATTCTTGGCAACAATTCAATACATATAATACTATATTTGTGCCCATATTCCTTCATGCAAGTACTGCAGATACTCACATCTTATAGGCACAGCAGGAGAAGATCATCACCAGGAAAATGAAGAGCATGGCGACCCCAAACCAGAAGGCAATGAGGTACTCTATCTGAGGCGCGTAAGATGTGCGAGCAACGATGAAGAGGCAGCGTTCCCCGTCATACATCGACGTGCAGCTGCAGACAACACAGACAAATATGTGTGAGTGCATTCCAAAGCTGAACACGAACCAACATGTGCATGTGAATAAGAAGCTACTCATCATAACTAAAACATATTCAGTATGCACAGGGATCCTCTAGGCTATAGGTTTGAACGTGAGGTTACACTTCTTACATGCAAAAAGGTTTGTCGTTGTCTTGGGGGTACATGCACGTTCCACCGTTTGCACAGTAGTTTTCATGTTCACTTCTGCATGGTTTTTGTTGTGAGAGCAGAACCCGAGGTTCCTCCATACTgcctgcagacagagagagagagagagagagagagagagaaagagagaaagagagagagagagagagagagagagagagagagagaaaaaagcttCAATTATCAACTTTTAACACAAATGTATGGAGGCACATTTGTGCCACTAATTAATCAACTGTCAACTGTCCAACCTGCTTCGCATCGGGGTCAGAGTCCAAGATCAGAattgcgcccatagcaacagtctgttatagcaacggtctgttttacatagcaacagtctgttatacatagcaacggtctgttaacggtctgttatacatagcaacggtcagttaacggtctgttatacatagcaacggtcagttatacatagcaacggtctgctataaagaaataacagaccgtagaacgccgtaattgaccaatcgGAATCGAGTATTACACGAGCAAAGAcgtgtaataatatatatttttttaaatcaaaattgAATGAACATAAAGTGAAAACTTGACATTATTCTGAAAAACATGAATCTTAAATCTTGAGTGCATAAGTTAACAATCTGTGTTCACgagatgaaaaaaatatataatttttttgtacttttggaCTCCGTAAACATCAGCTAAATCAGTGTTAAAACACAACTGACACAAGAATCAGACTCCATTGAAGACACTTACTGTTGTTGAGCTGTGTAGTCACAGATGAGTTTAACAGAGCAGGTGTCTCTGTGGTCTGCAGGTTGTTACTAATCATTGCAGATTGTGCTGATGTGGTCAGGAGAAGCAGCGCTGCCACCGCTGAGAGGAGGGCTGGTATACATGGAGAGAAATTACAGAAAATATGAATTCACTGGTGAAAACTGCCTGCAATCTGgtacaacattattcatttttcTACTTTTATGGAAAGGGCTACATCACCAGAACACTACATTTCAATAGTATTGCTATAATCATGAAATATTAAAGCACTTTTCAACTTCAACAAACTACAACTAATTTCAAATATGACTTGACAGAATAAAGTAGAAACTTACCGTTCGCCAGgtgtttctgtctttgtgtAAACATCTTGTCTTCTGTCgctgtgatgtctgatgttcTCAGTTCAACTCCTTCGTTGATGTGTGATTATAAGCAGGTTTGTGCGGTGTTTATATACTGAGCTCCCAACAACTGAAAATGCCAATCAATGAACcgaagaattttttttttttaaatggagagGCATTTCCTCTTTGTACATGCAGAGGCAAAGCATGAAAGGCTTGATGATGCTGGTGGGTGCGTGTGTTTGCCCTGAAGTGCTTTAAATGTGGTTTATTCCTCGGAAGTCTATGAACCCACGCAGTCGCTTGGCAGATTGATAGTGTCACTCAAAACTGCCTCGTTTGCAGTTTTGAGAGGTTGTTTCACTGACAAAGAAACCTcaatttcttctttcttttgaatacaaaatgtttttccaaGAATTGCAGAGAGGAAGTAGtgataagaaagaaagaaacgtAGAGGACCGATGCTTTAAACATGAAGTGAAAAGTGAAAACTAGATTGGAAGCAAAAGTTGGGACATCCACTGAAAACCAGAGGAATTCGCCTCCAGTTATTTGGCAATCTCTCATTTTATTGAAATCTCACAAAGGAGTCCTTTCTAAAAGGGTTTAAGAGCTGCAATTACTGCTTTATTAACAGAGAATAAATCATCTGCCCATGTTTTATAGATCAGCCATACGCCTTTAATAAGAATAACTTTTGTTATTTGCCTTTATTGTTTTGTTCTCTAAGTAACTTGCAATAGATCAGAACAATAGATCTACTCAACTATAACTAACCACGGGCTAATGTGCTAAGCATGGCAGACAATATCATAAATGCTTACTAAGTGCATTGGCGGGGTCTCTCTGAGGAATTAAGTGTCATGCTGGAGAAGGACACtccacaacctggcaacccaaaagttgTTTCTTAAAGGAacgtgtgtaggatttagcgacatctagcagtgaggttgcagattgaaacatctcccgtgtgccaagcgtgtaggagagctacggtggtcGACGTAAAAACGCGAATGACCCTATCTAGaaccagttgttgtaagagtagcgtaggtcattatgttattgactccggcccatGCACGAAAAGtaaacacagtggtttgtccgttctgggctactgtagaaacatggcggccggctccctATGTgcatataaacggctcattctaagctaatgaaaacacgacGACTcttatcaggtgattaaacactaaagaaaacacacttattaatattatattccatttctaccaatagatccccctaaatgttataCACTGTTGCATTAATTCTCATAACTAATATATAAAGCATTACTAAAGTATTTATAAGCATTACTAAAAAGCATTAattatgtatgtgtataaacccTTACTCTTTCCtttcaaaaataataatctgaatTATTTTCACTTTTCATTTGGTGATTTCAACATCTGATGTCAACGAGGTTTTTAACAGGAAGAACTGTGTGATGCATGAAAATGGTTTATGTGGAATAAACTAAAGAGGAAACAGTTCTTTTAATACCTCATGACCTCAATGTCCATGGTTTGACTCCAGCTGACGACCTTTGTTGCATCtcatacctctctctctctctctctctctctctctctctcgctctctctctctctctcgctctctctctctctctctctctctctctctctcgctctctctctctctctcgctctctcgctctctctctctctctacagggTCGACTGTCCAATAAAaggcaaaatgacaaaataagtcatctgtaaatcagaaaaaaaagacggATATTGTAGTACTGGTACagcattgtttttcatttaatattCCTTTTCCAGTGAATCTGGAATGTTAAAAAATGAACCAAAAACAACTTCAGTAGAAAAAATATTAATCTAAACTCTTAAAAAGTGAACTCTgaaataaataacttaaataaataaataaaatataaataaaatataaacaaagtaCGTATCAAGTAAGTTTCCCAGCAGGTATGGAGTCTTGAGCTTGTGGATGTTTAAATCAAAGTATGTTGGATGTTTGGTAAAGTGTGTGTAAACCTAAATGAActgatgtatgtgtgtatgcgtgtgtttgcatatatatatatattggatttatatagcgctttatattaatctcaaagacgcttacaCT from Sebastes fasciatus isolate fSebFas1 chromosome 6, fSebFas1.pri, whole genome shotgun sequence includes the following:
- the epgn gene encoding epigen, yielding MFTQRQKHLANALLSAVAALLLLTTSAQSAMISNNLQTTETPALLNSSVTTQLNNSSMEEPRVLLSQQKPCRSEHENYCANGGTCMYPQDNDKPFCICTSMYDGERCLFIVARTSYAPQIEYLIAFWFGVAMLFIFLVMIFSCCAYKIFNKSAKLMKSAPSQSV